A portion of the Avibacterium sp. 20-132 genome contains these proteins:
- the lptB gene encoding LPS export ABC transporter ATP-binding protein — MPTLYAEHLAKSYKSRNVVSDVSLNVKSNEIVGLLGPNGAGKTTTFYMVVGLVQQDEGNIRIDDEDISLLPMHDRARKGVGYLPQEASIFRRLSVYDNLMAVLEIRKDLNKQQRQQRAEELIEEFNIGHIRDNLGQSLSGGERRRVEIARALAANPKFILLDEPFAGVDPISVIDIKKIIMDLRDRGLGVLITDHNVRETLDVCERAYIVSAGKMIATGTPEEVMNNEQVKRVYLGEEFKL, encoded by the coding sequence ATGCCAACGCTTTATGCAGAACATTTAGCCAAAAGCTACAAGAGCCGAAACGTGGTTTCTGATGTGAGTTTAAACGTGAAATCCAATGAAATTGTGGGATTACTTGGGCCTAATGGTGCAGGCAAAACCACGACATTCTATATGGTTGTCGGCTTGGTGCAACAAGATGAAGGCAACATTCGTATTGATGATGAAGACATTAGCTTATTACCAATGCACGATCGCGCAAGAAAAGGCGTAGGCTATTTACCCCAAGAGGCCTCAATTTTCCGTCGCCTAAGTGTATATGATAACTTAATGGCTGTGCTTGAAATTCGTAAAGACTTAAATAAACAGCAACGGCAACAACGTGCGGAAGAATTGATTGAAGAATTTAACATTGGTCATATCCGCGATAATCTAGGTCAATCGCTTTCGGGCGGGGAACGTCGCCGTGTGGAAATTGCTCGTGCTTTAGCCGCCAATCCCAAGTTCATTTTACTTGATGAACCCTTTGCAGGGGTTGATCCCATTTCCGTCATTGATATTAAAAAAATTATTATGGATTTACGAGATCGCGGATTAGGTGTATTAATAACCGATCATAACGTGCGTGAGACCCTTGATGTGTGCGAGCGTGCTTACATTGTAAGCGCAGGAAAAATGATCGCCACTGGTACACCTGAAGAAGTGATGAATAACGAACAGGTGAAACGGGTTTATCTGGGTGAAGAATTTAAACTATAA
- the ptsN gene encoding PTS IIA-like nitrogen regulatory protein PtsN, with amino-acid sequence MTKFTQLLSLENIRQGLVCSSKKRVFETISRIVADQIQGDEDPEHSSFDCLFNREKLGNSGLGNGVAMPKGRLHTGDKPIAVFLQLATPIDYEAADHRDVDLIFALLIPSEVCGEFSQSVLPELAEKLLDKSLCKQLRAAQSAEEIWQIFEYIDNHSDDEQENQNNEQAIETETEQ; translated from the coding sequence ATGACTAAATTTACACAATTACTGAGTCTTGAAAATATTCGCCAAGGACTGGTTTGTTCTAGCAAGAAACGTGTGTTTGAAACAATCAGCCGTATTGTGGCAGATCAAATTCAAGGCGATGAAGATCCCGAGCATAGCAGTTTTGATTGCTTATTTAACCGAGAAAAATTAGGCAACTCTGGTTTGGGAAATGGTGTTGCAATGCCAAAAGGGCGTTTACATACAGGCGATAAACCTATCGCCGTATTTTTGCAACTCGCCACTCCTATTGATTATGAGGCGGCAGATCACCGTGATGTGGACTTAATTTTTGCCTTGCTTATTCCTTCCGAGGTGTGTGGCGAGTTTTCCCAATCTGTTCTACCTGAATTAGCCGAAAAATTGTTGGATAAATCGCTTTGTAAGCAATTAAGAGCGGCACAAAGTGCGGAAGAAATTTGGCAAATTTTTGAATATATCGATAACCATTCTGATGACGAACAAGAAAATCAGAATAATGAACAAGCGATAGAAACAGAAACTGAACAGTAA